In one Leptospiraceae bacterium genomic region, the following are encoded:
- a CDS encoding M48 family metalloprotease, protein MMIRKIAFLNWLNQCLSAVKFFFLFMISFCATPQVDTFHYTGIADDNNLTLESYKKEADGIVSDFNGWKITLQKVFRKLAPESKVSLFIVKKDSFNMAFFPENDFVIYTGTLSSLDREIPKLQSENSLLKNCSDQNSCRELLIVPIIAHELSHYFQEDSKRLKEKYEDYKNLSQDDFSGRMLAFKREREFAADTFAASLLARHKYQPELILLPIKILKQINQERNKNPKERIDYYLKSHPSPNERLAHLDTKESYKNLQELEKAFHLIANGTDRDTLKYALSIIERQLLNFPENLELERARVTALHRYWMYTATLRDLKYIAVIDQPLFSDAEEFNTSKGTKKIPGDENVYRKALSLYQELYDKLKLLDFGFVSNYALLLAYSDDEDNRKKSLTLALDAFKNTKTLRPSTI, encoded by the coding sequence ATGATGATTCGAAAGATTGCCTTTTTGAATTGGCTCAATCAATGTCTATCAGCAGTGAAATTCTTTTTTCTTTTCATGATCTCCTTCTGTGCGACTCCGCAAGTGGATACTTTTCATTATACCGGAATAGCGGATGATAATAATTTAACGCTTGAAAGTTATAAAAAAGAAGCAGATGGAATTGTGTCTGATTTTAATGGATGGAAGATTACACTACAAAAAGTATTTCGTAAATTGGCTCCTGAGTCGAAAGTATCTCTATTCATAGTAAAGAAAGACTCGTTTAATATGGCATTCTTTCCAGAGAATGATTTTGTAATTTATACAGGGACTCTTAGCAGTCTGGATAGAGAAATTCCTAAACTGCAATCGGAGAATTCTTTATTAAAGAATTGCTCTGACCAAAACTCTTGTAGAGAGCTATTAATTGTTCCAATCATCGCACATGAATTGTCACACTATTTTCAAGAAGACTCAAAGAGACTAAAAGAAAAATATGAGGATTATAAGAATTTGTCGCAAGATGATTTTTCCGGGCGAATGCTTGCCTTTAAAAGGGAACGAGAATTTGCAGCAGATACATTTGCTGCAAGTCTACTTGCAAGGCATAAGTATCAGCCTGAATTGATTCTACTTCCAATTAAAATCTTAAAGCAAATAAACCAGGAAAGAAATAAAAATCCGAAAGAACGTATCGATTACTATCTAAAATCTCATCCATCTCCAAATGAAAGACTGGCTCATTTAGATACAAAGGAATCCTATAAAAATTTGCAAGAGTTAGAGAAAGCATTTCATTTAATCGCAAACGGCACAGATAGGGATACTCTTAAGTATGCGCTTTCTATTATAGAGCGTCAGTTACTAAATTTCCCGGAAAATTTAGAATTAGAAAGAGCCAGAGTAACTGCTTTACACAGATACTGGATGTATACCGCTACGCTACGTGATTTAAAATACATCGCAGTAATAGATCAACCACTCTTCAGTGACGCAGAGGAATTTAATACATCGAAAGGCACAAAGAAAATTCCGGGAGATGAAAACGTGTATAGAAAAGCGCTTTCTCTCTATCAGGAGTTGTATGATAAATTAAAGCTTTTAGATTTCGGGTTTGTTTCTAATTACGCACTCTTACTCGCTTACTCTGACGACGAGGATAATCGAAAGAAATCACTTACCCTAGCACTTGACGCATTTAAAAACACGAAAACCTTAAGACCTTCAACAATCTAG
- the raiA gene encoding ribosome-associated translation inhibitor RaiA, translating into MKIKFTWKHLDRSEATEEYANDKLGRLKKYVHEVTKSELSFEKVHGSITAVFNMHADKVDFNAHNTDKEIHACIDGIEEKLEHQLSHHHDKRAKH; encoded by the coding sequence ATGAAAATAAAATTTACTTGGAAACATTTAGACCGATCGGAAGCGACTGAGGAATACGCGAATGACAAACTAGGAAGACTTAAGAAGTATGTCCATGAGGTCACCAAGTCGGAATTGAGCTTTGAGAAAGTGCATGGAAGTATTACAGCTGTTTTTAATATGCATGCTGACAAAGTAGACTTTAATGCTCACAATACAGACAAAGAGATTCATGCTTGCATCGATGGCATTGAAGAAAAACTGGAGCACCAACTAAGTCATCACCACGACAAACGCGCAAAGCATTAA
- a CDS encoding cyclic nucleotide-binding domain-containing protein: MMNPEEFLPILKDLELFSETPEISLLEIANALQIEKYTKNEKIIEQGDPGTCLYIVYSGRVFVHFGEHKVAEIGERQTFGEFSLLNSEPRNASISALVDCILLKLEQVDFYRILGSNNQFMRGIIRILIRRLGEQNNELIQTLKRREAELTRLVAERTAELEKSYDEIVKQKLEIEEKNQNITESILYAHNIQLSILPSEDLIKSALPNSFIYFKPRDVVSGDFYWFYEFKDANEEKIVIAAIDCTGHGVPGALMSMIGNGLLNDIVKVRKILDPGLILNELHKGVRIALNQDHTDIRDGMDMALCVIDQTNAKLQFAGAMNSIFYIQDNTLNEIKGNRKSIGGTQSEEVRVFSTNTIAIDKTTSFYICSDGYFHQFGGEFNKKFSTKKFKELLLEIHSLEMSEQKTKLQDTMDTWIGQSNQIDDMLVIGVKIG, from the coding sequence ATGATGAATCCTGAAGAATTCCTACCCATATTAAAGGACTTAGAGCTTTTCTCTGAGACACCAGAAATTTCTCTATTAGAAATTGCGAATGCACTCCAGATAGAGAAATATACGAAAAACGAAAAAATCATTGAGCAAGGAGATCCTGGAACTTGTCTTTATATTGTTTATTCAGGTCGAGTCTTTGTTCACTTCGGTGAGCATAAAGTAGCAGAGATCGGAGAAAGGCAAACCTTCGGCGAATTCTCTCTTTTGAACTCTGAGCCTAGAAATGCATCTATCAGTGCTCTTGTAGATTGCATATTGTTAAAATTAGAGCAAGTGGACTTCTATCGAATTTTAGGAAGTAATAATCAATTCATGCGGGGAATCATCCGTATCCTCATTCGCAGGCTCGGAGAACAAAACAATGAACTCATTCAAACACTAAAGCGAAGAGAGGCAGAGCTTACTCGTTTAGTTGCCGAAAGAACAGCAGAATTAGAAAAGTCTTATGATGAAATCGTAAAGCAGAAATTGGAAATAGAAGAAAAGAATCAGAACATAACAGAGAGTATCCTCTATGCTCATAATATTCAACTCTCTATTCTTCCGAGTGAAGATTTAATCAAGTCAGCACTTCCCAATTCCTTTATTTATTTTAAACCAAGAGATGTTGTGAGTGGAGATTTTTATTGGTTCTATGAATTTAAAGATGCAAATGAAGAAAAAATAGTAATCGCTGCAATTGATTGCACCGGTCACGGTGTCCCGGGTGCACTCATGTCTATGATTGGAAATGGTCTTCTAAATGATATAGTAAAGGTTCGTAAAATTTTAGACCCCGGATTAATCTTAAACGAACTACACAAAGGAGTCCGCATTGCTCTCAATCAAGATCATACTGATATCAGAGATGGTATGGATATGGCGTTATGCGTCATAGATCAAACCAATGCAAAGCTACAATTTGCCGGCGCAATGAATTCCATTTTTTATATCCAAGACAATACATTAAATGAGATCAAAGGAAACAGAAAATCAATCGGCGGAACACAAAGCGAGGAAGTGAGAGTATTCTCGACCAACACAATTGCTATTGATAAAACTACTTCGTTTTATATTTGCTCGGATGGATACTTTCATCAATTCGGTGGAGAATTTAACAAAAAGTTTTCCACTAAAAAATTCAAAGAATTACTTTTAGAAATTCATTCACTCGAAATGTCCGAACAAAAAACAAAACTCCAGGATACAATGGATACCTGGATTGGTCAGTCCAATCAAATAGACGACATGCTCGTGATTGGTGTAAAGATAGGATAG
- the tgt gene encoding tRNA guanosine(34) transglycosylase Tgt: MSRLNFILEKEADGSRARAGRLTTLHGEVKTPIFMPVGTQATVKSQNVESLKAMGSRVLLANTYHLLLRPGIEVFRKFGGIHKFMNWDMPVLTDSGGFQIFSLPNSRSLKEEGAVFRSYIDGRSILLSPELSIETQKATNSDIMMVLDQCVPSTVEYALAKSAMELTYRWAKRSLAARGDSKQALFGIVQGACFKDLRKQSADALTQLSFDGFAIGGLAVGETKEERNDFCELSASLLPKNLPRYLMGVGTPIDLLEAVHRGVDMFDCILPVEQAQRGVAFTSIGKLQMRRGIYKLDDTSLDPNCSCPCCASYSRSYLHHLTKSNEILGWQLMAIHNLKFYHGLMADMRTAILDNTFSSFYKIKKEELIQTDGNPPLSAFRKGGQGGISRAEKRKRLGDYEIIENEKGFWSVRQRSSGETMHSVSNPIVEAKELYIDQSSLSERLATSNPEDGVDEPLEPFVIWDVGLGAATNAMAAIVCHESISNPRAMHLISFESDLDPLKLAIKNAGRFPHLYHKAPRKLLERSIWQSDSGLITWNLIFGDFAVLFSSQKIPDLIFYDPFSFKTDSPLWKAEFFQSIFNHCNLAGKTTTLYTYSASTAVRSALLHAGFWVGKGIGIGPKSDTTIAFSKAPESELEKKNLLSSEWLSRREKSYARYPQELDVNSQASWDEKILSHPQFY; encoded by the coding sequence ATGTCCCGATTAAATTTCATTTTGGAGAAAGAAGCAGACGGAAGTCGTGCTCGTGCGGGTAGACTTACTACTCTGCATGGAGAAGTAAAGACTCCCATTTTTATGCCGGTAGGAACGCAGGCGACTGTGAAATCCCAAAATGTAGAGAGCTTAAAAGCAATGGGTTCGCGTGTCTTACTGGCTAATACCTATCATCTGCTACTTAGACCTGGCATAGAAGTATTTCGTAAATTCGGTGGTATACACAAGTTTATGAATTGGGATATGCCTGTATTAACTGACTCCGGCGGATTTCAAATATTCAGTCTTCCTAATTCTAGAAGCCTAAAAGAAGAAGGCGCAGTCTTTAGAAGTTATATAGATGGAAGAAGTATTCTCTTATCGCCAGAGCTAAGTATTGAAACACAAAAAGCAACCAACTCGGATATAATGATGGTATTAGACCAATGTGTTCCGTCTACTGTTGAATATGCGCTCGCAAAATCAGCTATGGAGTTAACATACCGTTGGGCAAAACGAAGCTTAGCCGCTAGAGGAGATTCCAAACAGGCTTTATTTGGAATAGTGCAGGGGGCTTGTTTTAAAGATTTACGGAAACAAAGTGCGGATGCATTAACCCAATTGTCATTTGACGGATTTGCCATCGGTGGACTTGCAGTGGGAGAGACCAAAGAAGAAAGAAATGATTTCTGTGAATTATCCGCTTCTTTATTACCTAAAAATTTACCCCGCTATTTGATGGGCGTAGGGACGCCAATTGATTTACTAGAAGCAGTGCATCGTGGAGTCGATATGTTTGATTGTATTCTTCCAGTAGAGCAGGCACAACGTGGAGTAGCTTTTACAAGTATTGGGAAATTACAAATGCGTAGGGGGATATACAAATTAGACGACACTTCTCTAGATCCAAATTGTAGCTGTCCTTGCTGTGCTAGTTATTCACGCTCGTATTTGCATCATTTAACTAAATCAAATGAAATTCTTGGTTGGCAACTGATGGCGATTCATAACTTAAAGTTCTATCATGGGCTAATGGCAGATATGCGCACTGCAATTCTAGATAATACATTTTCTTCTTTTTATAAAATTAAGAAAGAGGAATTGATACAAACAGATGGGAATCCCCCTTTATCCGCCTTTCGTAAAGGGGGGCAAGGGGGGATTTCGCGTGCAGAAAAACGCAAACGTTTGGGAGATTATGAAATCATCGAAAATGAAAAAGGATTTTGGAGTGTAAGACAGCGTAGTTCGGGAGAGACAATGCACTCTGTAAGTAATCCAATAGTAGAAGCAAAAGAGCTTTATATAGATCAGTCGAGTCTTTCTGAGCGGTTAGCAACGAGTAACCCTGAAGACGGAGTGGATGAACCTCTTGAGCCATTCGTTATTTGGGATGTAGGACTTGGAGCGGCTACTAATGCTATGGCGGCGATTGTCTGTCATGAGTCCATTTCTAATCCCCGTGCGATGCATTTAATTAGCTTTGAATCTGACTTAGACCCTTTGAAACTTGCAATTAAAAATGCAGGTCGCTTTCCTCATCTCTATCACAAAGCACCACGTAAACTTTTAGAAAGAAGTATCTGGCAATCAGACTCCGGACTCATTACTTGGAATTTAATCTTTGGTGACTTTGCAGTTCTTTTTTCCTCACAAAAAATTCCCGATCTAATATTCTACGATCCATTTTCTTTTAAAACAGATTCGCCGCTTTGGAAGGCTGAATTTTTTCAAAGTATATTTAATCATTGCAATTTAGCAGGAAAGACTACAACGCTTTACACATACTCGGCATCTACCGCTGTTCGGTCTGCTCTATTACATGCTGGATTCTGGGTAGGCAAAGGGATTGGAATAGGACCTAAATCAGATACAACCATTGCTTTTTCGAAAGCGCCAGAATCTGAATTGGAAAAAAAGAATTTACTCTCTTCTGAGTGGCTTTCCCGTCGAGAAAAGAGTTATGCGCGTTATCCGCAAGAATTGGACGTTAATAGTCAAGCATCCTGGGATGAAAAAATTCTCTCTCACCCTCAGTTTTACTGA
- a CDS encoding metal-dependent hydrolase: MALFITHGFFASLLSFLWRDKKTKFTVFILIFVASILPDMDFIFDDRGSGMFNHRGITHSIFFAAITGAFFSALFLSVVKSFGQTLLLMLIFFLASISHIGLDLLTDATYGVCVFCPFDEERYMSPITLFTSYTTGVSSHKGFRKGLNSAWGAIIPEMLWVWIPTIATFVFSYYLSNKGTTAKNVTTYKPIQIKPKETAKPKYPTQKKR, from the coding sequence ATGGCGTTATTTATTACACATGGTTTTTTTGCATCTCTCTTGTCTTTTTTATGGAGAGATAAGAAAACAAAGTTCACAGTTTTCATTTTGATTTTTGTGGCTTCGATTCTGCCAGATATGGATTTTATATTTGATGATCGCGGATCTGGTATGTTTAATCATCGGGGAATAACGCATTCTATTTTCTTTGCAGCGATAACAGGAGCCTTCTTTTCTGCTTTATTCTTGTCGGTTGTAAAATCATTCGGACAAACTCTACTTCTAATGCTTATCTTTTTTCTTGCATCGATTTCTCATATAGGATTAGATTTATTAACAGATGCGACTTACGGTGTCTGTGTGTTCTGTCCTTTTGATGAGGAAAGATATATGTCCCCGATTACTCTTTTTACTTCTTACACTACAGGAGTTTCTTCACACAAAGGATTTCGCAAAGGACTCAATAGTGCATGGGGAGCAATTATTCCAGAAATGCTATGGGTATGGATTCCTACTATCGCTACCTTTGTATTCTCTTACTATTTAAGCAATAAAGGAACTACAGCTAAAAATGTCACTACCTACAAACCGATTCAAATTAAACCCAAAGAAACGGCTAAGCCAAAGTATCCGACACAAAAGAAAAGATAG
- a CDS encoding alpha/beta fold hydrolase yields the protein MEKVWSSFVNKMVGLVFSDDKHMFDHAIFEVIDGTELKIVATATHFKMKEMIGKRSSKDIDEFMTKTKPISIFDEGNDSARIIQKAILSFSHAKRPDVEIINLRDSKIHPSLRSLLTSTMRYSVGIPLIVKENPIGILWGIRKEKLTEAQKQEITMQLHTLFDVIEYVVARDVDNNGDHYFARKNIEKSDTTSSIHHLLYTVQKIQKDPVTSIIAHSHKYNVMYRLDASYIVPTAGGYSVSLKHFARENLNDTDKIILMIPGFFCRRSVMDKLAREMALEFGYRVFAMDMRGRSKHTIPKDVVNKTWTLDDYIQDDFPAVLNWLSNRYPGKKIVVMGHSMGGMIPRFYTGAYEKLKQLPGKSNLPDPYEHIAGIVSITSPNYMNLESQILGLDMIKSGVKLISNKAIYDTLFNLVSFPVHSAVNSIDLNKFFRFILNFHSSLRQFSFSVSSQIVNLNDFIGYKQITPPEWYFFVEDVFCEESIKVLLQFLRSQLGHDKSFWSYDGNINYTQEQQDNFELPIFSVIGNLDKIVPAETIEDVLNLPKPKNKKVARFDQGHLGIIFHHETVQSITKQADEWIRDL from the coding sequence ATGGAAAAAGTCTGGTCCTCCTTTGTAAACAAAATGGTAGGTCTTGTTTTTTCTGATGATAAACATATGTTTGATCATGCGATTTTTGAAGTAATTGATGGAACCGAGTTAAAGATCGTAGCAACGGCAACACATTTTAAAATGAAGGAAATGATCGGTAAGAGATCTTCGAAAGATATTGATGAATTTATGACTAAGACAAAACCGATTTCTATCTTTGATGAAGGAAACGACTCGGCTCGCATTATTCAAAAAGCGATTCTTTCTTTTAGTCATGCGAAGAGACCCGATGTAGAAATCATAAATCTAAGAGATTCTAAAATCCATCCGAGCTTGCGGTCTCTCTTAACGTCTACTATGCGTTATTCGGTGGGGATACCATTAATCGTAAAAGAAAATCCAATTGGAATTCTTTGGGGAATTCGAAAAGAAAAACTAACGGAAGCGCAAAAGCAAGAAATTACAATGCAGCTTCATACACTTTTCGATGTGATCGAATATGTTGTTGCGCGTGACGTTGACAATAATGGCGATCATTATTTTGCAAGAAAAAATATTGAAAAATCAGATACGACTTCTTCGATTCACCATCTGCTGTATACAGTTCAAAAGATTCAAAAAGATCCGGTTACTTCCATTATTGCGCACTCACATAAATACAATGTGATGTATCGTTTGGATGCAAGTTATATTGTTCCGACTGCGGGGGGATACTCTGTTAGCCTTAAGCATTTTGCTCGTGAAAACTTAAATGATACAGACAAAATCATTTTGATGATACCCGGATTCTTCTGTAGAAGATCCGTGATGGACAAACTGGCTCGCGAGATGGCATTAGAATTCGGCTACAGGGTATTTGCCATGGATATGCGAGGCAGATCCAAGCATACAATTCCGAAAGATGTGGTTAATAAGACTTGGACTCTCGATGATTATATTCAGGATGATTTTCCTGCTGTTTTGAATTGGTTATCAAATCGTTATCCCGGAAAGAAAATTGTAGTCATGGGGCATAGCATGGGCGGGATGATTCCTCGTTTTTATACAGGTGCTTATGAAAAGTTAAAACAACTTCCTGGTAAATCTAATCTTCCTGACCCCTACGAGCACATTGCAGGAATTGTTTCGATTACTTCTCCCAATTACATGAACCTGGAATCACAAATTCTTGGACTCGACATGATTAAGAGTGGTGTAAAACTGATTTCGAACAAAGCAATTTATGATACACTGTTTAATCTTGTATCCTTTCCGGTTCACAGTGCGGTCAATTCGATTGACTTAAATAAATTCTTTCGATTCATTTTGAATTTTCACTCCTCCCTCAGACAGTTTTCTTTTTCAGTGAGTTCTCAGATTGTAAACCTAAATGACTTTATCGGCTACAAGCAAATTACCCCTCCTGAGTGGTATTTCTTTGTGGAAGATGTTTTCTGCGAAGAATCAATCAAGGTATTGTTACAGTTCTTGCGCTCACAGCTAGGACATGATAAGAGCTTCTGGTCTTATGATGGAAATATAAATTACACACAAGAGCAACAGGATAATTTCGAATTGCCGATATTCTCTGTAATTGGAAATTTAGATAAGATAGTTCCGGCAGAGACAATAGAAGATGTTTTAAACTTACCAAAGCCGAAGAACAAAAAAGTAGCAAGATTTGATCAGGGGCATCTTGGTATTATCTTCCACCATGAAACTGTTCAAAGTATAACAAAACAAGCTGACGAATGGATCAGGGATTTATAG
- a CDS encoding MORN motif precursor, protein MRTIFFSLTLPILLMVNTTIAASECVSGNCNDGQGTMAYSPTEKYVGEWKGGQKNGKGVYFYTNGDKYDGEWKTGVFFGQGIFTFADGGKYIGQFKGNSFQGYGTFYYPDGSKYAGHYVSGKRNGFGTYTYPDGAEYSGEFKDEKFHGRGKYKYADGDQYVGEFKDDRFHGVGVLNLKNGDRYEGEFRFGLKEGAGTYVFANSSKYIGEFHKDKYHGQGSYYYSDGDKYEGSFKDDKFSGDGIYTFVNGTQYIGKFDNDQYSGQGKVNYSDGNKYTGEFKDDKYHGKGSLVYANGDSYVGEFKDGEYYGKATLTYANGDRYVGDFENGKRNGKGSYFYSNGDKYVGDFKDDKYQGKGLYRFADGSQYKGDFRDDKYNGYGVYLYTSGDKYTGEFVEDLRNGKGIYVLANGIKYEGEYKNNKKDGNGILYDRSGKIIFSGLWINGEPSR, encoded by the coding sequence TTGCGAACAATTTTTTTTAGTCTAACACTACCAATTTTGCTAATGGTGAATACGACAATCGCAGCGAGCGAATGCGTTAGCGGAAACTGCAATGATGGACAAGGAACGATGGCTTATTCTCCGACAGAGAAATACGTAGGAGAATGGAAAGGCGGGCAAAAAAATGGGAAGGGAGTTTATTTCTATACAAACGGAGATAAATACGACGGAGAATGGAAGACAGGCGTTTTCTTTGGACAGGGTATTTTTACTTTTGCAGATGGCGGAAAATACATAGGTCAATTCAAAGGAAATTCTTTTCAAGGCTATGGAACATTTTATTATCCCGATGGCTCTAAATACGCAGGTCACTATGTAAGTGGCAAAAGAAACGGATTTGGAACGTATACCTATCCTGACGGAGCTGAGTATTCCGGTGAATTTAAAGACGAAAAATTCCACGGGAGAGGCAAATACAAATATGCCGACGGTGACCAATACGTTGGAGAATTCAAAGATGACCGCTTTCATGGAGTAGGAGTCCTCAATCTCAAAAACGGGGACCGTTATGAAGGGGAGTTTCGGTTTGGATTAAAAGAAGGTGCGGGCACTTATGTATTTGCAAATTCTAGTAAATACATAGGCGAATTTCACAAAGACAAATACCACGGACAAGGCTCTTATTATTATAGCGACGGTGATAAATACGAAGGTAGTTTCAAAGATGATAAATTCAGCGGCGATGGAATTTATACATTTGTAAATGGAACTCAATACATTGGAAAATTCGACAACGACCAATACAGTGGACAGGGTAAAGTCAACTATAGCGATGGAAATAAATACACAGGCGAATTTAAGGATGATAAATACCACGGAAAGGGGAGTTTGGTTTATGCGAATGGAGACTCTTATGTGGGTGAATTCAAAGATGGAGAATATTACGGCAAAGCGACATTAACCTACGCAAATGGGGATCGCTATGTAGGTGATTTTGAGAATGGAAAGCGAAACGGAAAAGGATCTTATTTTTATTCTAACGGTGACAAATACGTAGGCGATTTTAAAGATGATAAATATCAGGGTAAGGGTTTGTATCGTTTTGCAGATGGTAGCCAATACAAAGGTGACTTTAGAGACGATAAGTACAATGGGTACGGAGTTTACCTTTATACTTCTGGAGATAAATACACCGGCGAATTCGTCGAAGACTTAAGGAACGGAAAGGGGATATATGTTCTCGCCAACGGAATAAAATATGAAGGCGAATATAAAAACAATAAAAAAGATGGTAATGGGATTCTATATGATAGATCAGGAAAAATAATTTTCTCTGGTTTATGGATCAATGGAGAACCAAGCAGGTAA
- a CDS encoding caspase family protein, giving the protein MRRTYVLVVGIDHYPLPYGKLNYAAEDAEKIANVMREQGIADYKKGKDEWVYANKTEVILLSDKSGNAQLIPTKVNILRELESILKNAKEDDFVMIYFSGHGTGESLVTVTQDGKVETIEVKEILAKLDSKTKNTCYS; this is encoded by the coding sequence ATGCGGAGGACTTATGTTTTAGTAGTGGGTATCGACCATTATCCATTGCCTTACGGCAAATTGAATTATGCCGCAGAGGATGCCGAGAAGATTGCAAATGTTATGCGGGAGCAGGGAATTGCTGATTATAAAAAAGGAAAAGACGAATGGGTTTACGCGAATAAGACAGAGGTAATTTTACTTTCCGACAAGAGCGGTAATGCTCAATTGATTCCCACGAAAGTGAATATTTTGCGGGAGCTAGAATCTATTTTAAAAAATGCGAAGGAAGATGATTTTGTAATGATTTATTTCTCCGGTCATGGAACCGGTGAATCATTAGTAACCGTTACGCAGGATGGAAAAGTAGAAACGATTGAAGTAAAGGAAATTCTAGCTAAGCTAGACTCTAAGACAAAGAATACATGCTATTCTTAG
- a CDS encoding sigma-70 family RNA polymerase sigma factor, whose product MLFTNSSKKIDFNRNFPKTNFPNKPVDRWKGWNGILENEDWNYIFTESVYKYIFYSIFRKCAAMRFDALTCEEIALSVTGETVLAVKKICQNSNREDRRVRISLSAFVNTTMNRWFLNFITRFYSDKNIEHGQDVENISCESSDVENYTLRTEILAEIFECIKHLSDKGKYIINGFFFEDKKLKTIALQMQLEPHKVVYIKEQAEKKIADCLKSKGFD is encoded by the coding sequence ATGTTATTCACAAATTCTAGCAAGAAGATAGATTTCAATAGAAATTTTCCAAAAACGAATTTTCCGAATAAGCCTGTTGACAGGTGGAAGGGCTGGAATGGAATTTTAGAGAATGAAGATTGGAATTATATTTTTACTGAGTCAGTTTACAAATACATTTTCTATTCTATCTTTCGTAAATGTGCAGCGATGCGATTTGATGCACTCACCTGTGAAGAGATTGCTTTGTCTGTCACCGGCGAAACTGTATTAGCCGTAAAAAAAATTTGTCAAAATTCGAATAGAGAAGACAGGCGAGTTAGAATCTCTCTCAGTGCCTTTGTGAATACAACTATGAATCGATGGTTTTTAAATTTCATTACCCGATTCTATTCAGATAAGAATATAGAGCACGGGCAGGATGTAGAAAATATTTCCTGTGAATCATCAGATGTAGAAAATTATACTCTCCGCACAGAAATACTGGCAGAAATTTTTGAATGCATAAAGCATTTGTCGGATAAAGGCAAATACATTATAAATGGATTCTTCTTTGAGGATAAAAAACTAAAAACCATTGCTCTGCAAATGCAATTGGAGCCGCATAAAGTTGTATACATCAAAGAGCAAGCAGAGAAAAAAATAGCTGACTGCTTGAAGTCTAAAGGGTTTGACTGA